One genomic window of Polyangium aurulentum includes the following:
- a CDS encoding arginyltransferase, whose product MARLLHQLVENPRPCSYLADRRAALAHRIQIDVDPVELDALLERGWRRFGPDYFRPACPACSACVPTRIHVPTFTPSRSQRRARNRSTGLRVMVGPPEVTRDRLALYHAWHAEREIAREWSPGHIDDREYFYQFAFPHPSAREVAYYDDDAGGRLVAVGICDETPRAWSAIYCFYDPTYARLSPGVNNILTLVAIARAQGKPYVYLGYRVSDCPSLCYKAAYRPQETLVGWPDDGEAPLWVPSPA is encoded by the coding sequence ATGGCCCGCCTGCTGCACCAACTCGTCGAAAACCCGCGCCCCTGCTCCTATCTGGCCGATCGGCGCGCCGCCCTCGCGCACCGTATCCAGATCGACGTCGATCCTGTCGAGCTCGACGCGCTGCTCGAACGTGGCTGGCGCCGCTTCGGCCCCGATTACTTCCGCCCCGCATGCCCCGCCTGCTCGGCATGCGTCCCGACGCGCATCCACGTCCCCACATTCACCCCGAGCCGCAGCCAGCGCCGCGCCCGCAACCGCTCGACCGGGCTGCGCGTCATGGTGGGCCCGCCCGAGGTCACGCGCGATCGCCTCGCGCTCTATCACGCCTGGCACGCCGAGCGCGAGATCGCCCGCGAATGGTCGCCCGGGCACATCGACGACCGCGAATACTTTTATCAGTTCGCCTTCCCGCACCCCTCGGCCCGCGAGGTCGCCTATTACGACGACGACGCGGGCGGGCGGCTCGTGGCCGTGGGCATCTGCGACGAGACCCCGCGCGCGTGGAGCGCAATTTATTGCTTTTACGATCCGACGTACGCGCGGCTGTCGCCGGGGGTGAACAACATCCTCACGCTGGTCGCGATCGCGAGGGCGCAGGGCAAGCCGTACGTGTATCTCGGCTACCGCGTCTCGGATTGCCCCTCGCTCTGCTACAAGGCCGCTTATCGGCCGCAGGAGACGCTCGTCGGATGGCCCGACGATGGCGAGGCGCCCCTCTGGGTCCCCTCGCCCGCGTGA
- a CDS encoding DUF1549 and DUF1553 domain-containing protein has product MLRRTWPWVVVAALSACSGSCAGTPAPSPSTVNTAAKPATAPAPAPAVDIVARVDALLEAEWKTSNVSPAKPATDAQFLRRAYLDLAGTLPPPEAVTAFLSDRSPDKRARAIETLLASPRYVERWSAYWEEVLLRDKAKANLVDRAAFRTWLRARFAENAPWDRVTRDLVTATGKSSPGGSARDRRVAAETGAADADSEGVNGAVNWLLQFNRATEDLAGATSRTFLGVQIQCAQCHDHKTEKWTTGDFRRFAAAFARTRVSAVEDKEKGMMRTFEVSDAEKAARPGKKATEEQREIATLAPTALDGTELAGEVPRAQLAAWITSQTNPWFARATVNRMWALLLGHGFVEPIDDLRPSNPPRAAPVLDALAADFSAHGYDLKRLIRSICATRAYGLSAGAPEAEAAWAAFRPRALPAPVLLDAILAATRLDPLLEETLGERADALRAKMRKNFRFVFDVDEGGESDDFEGTIPQALLLLNGPLVGHGASALQGTTLADVLAMPGGDAAKIEALYLRTLSRKPSAEETARWVSFLDEAAAAPEEKSARPAEKGPLARLRKKAVARTPRDRAYEDLFWALLDSSEFAFQH; this is encoded by the coding sequence ATGCTTCGACGGACGTGGCCCTGGGTGGTCGTCGCCGCGCTCTCCGCCTGCTCGGGGAGCTGCGCCGGGACGCCCGCACCCTCTCCCTCCACCGTGAACACCGCCGCCAAGCCCGCGACCGCGCCTGCGCCGGCGCCCGCGGTGGATATCGTGGCGCGTGTCGACGCGCTCCTCGAGGCCGAGTGGAAGACGAGCAACGTATCTCCTGCCAAACCCGCCACGGATGCGCAGTTTCTCCGCCGCGCCTACCTCGACCTCGCGGGGACGCTGCCGCCGCCCGAGGCGGTGACCGCGTTCCTTTCGGACAGATCGCCGGACAAGCGCGCGCGCGCCATCGAGACCCTGCTCGCGAGCCCGCGGTATGTCGAGCGCTGGTCCGCCTACTGGGAGGAGGTGCTCTTGCGCGACAAGGCGAAGGCGAACCTCGTCGACCGCGCAGCCTTTCGCACCTGGCTGCGCGCGCGTTTCGCTGAAAATGCGCCCTGGGACCGCGTCACGCGCGATCTCGTCACCGCGACCGGCAAGAGCAGCCCCGGCGGCTCCGCGCGCGATCGGCGCGTGGCTGCCGAGACGGGCGCGGCCGACGCCGATTCCGAGGGCGTGAATGGCGCGGTGAACTGGCTCTTGCAATTCAATCGAGCGACGGAAGATCTCGCGGGCGCGACGTCGCGCACGTTCCTCGGCGTGCAGATCCAGTGCGCGCAATGCCACGATCACAAGACCGAGAAATGGACGACGGGCGATTTCCGGCGCTTCGCCGCCGCCTTCGCGCGCACCCGCGTCAGCGCCGTGGAGGACAAGGAAAAGGGGATGATGCGCACGTTCGAGGTCTCGGACGCGGAGAAGGCCGCTCGCCCCGGCAAGAAGGCGACGGAGGAGCAGCGTGAGATCGCGACCCTCGCGCCCACCGCGCTCGACGGGACGGAGCTTGCGGGCGAGGTGCCCCGCGCGCAGCTCGCTGCCTGGATTACCTCCCAGACAAACCCGTGGTTCGCCAGGGCGACCGTCAACAGGATGTGGGCGCTCCTGCTCGGTCATGGGTTTGTCGAACCAATCGATGATCTGCGCCCGTCGAACCCGCCTCGCGCGGCGCCCGTGCTCGACGCCCTCGCGGCCGATTTCTCTGCGCATGGATACGATCTGAAGCGCCTGATCCGATCGATCTGCGCGACGCGCGCCTACGGGCTCTCCGCGGGCGCGCCCGAGGCGGAGGCGGCATGGGCGGCGTTCAGGCCGCGGGCATTGCCGGCGCCGGTGCTGCTCGATGCGATCCTCGCGGCGACGCGGCTCGATCCGCTGCTCGAGGAGACACTCGGCGAGCGGGCGGACGCATTGCGGGCGAAGATGCGGAAGAACTTCCGGTTCGTCTTCGACGTGGACGAGGGGGGCGAGAGCGACGATTTCGAGGGGACGATCCCGCAGGCGCTCCTGCTCCTCAATGGTCCGCTCGTGGGTCATGGAGCGAGCGCCCTTCAGGGGACGACGCTCGCCGACGTGCTCGCGATGCCGGGCGGCGACGCGGCGAAGATCGAGGCGCTCTACCTGCGCACGCTGTCGCGCAAGCCCTCGGCCGAGGAGACGGCGCGCTGGGTGAGCTTCCTCGACGAGGCGGCGGCCGCGCCGGAGGAAAAGAGCGCCCGTCCCGCGGAGAAGGGGCCGCTCGCGCGCCTGCGCAAGAAGGCGGTCGCGCGGACGCCGCGGGACAGGGCTTACGAGGACCTCTTCTGGGCGCTGCTCGATTCGAGCGAGTTCGCCTTCCAGCATTGA
- a CDS encoding cytochrome C oxidase subunit IV family protein has product MLHAHVTTPKLVIAWLSLLFFTFISFGASRLGLGGWEIGIALGISVVKSLIVLFIFMHLVEQRFANRLIVILTFLFIVLAVSLTSTDPLTRRTFPPRPDPAAHPYP; this is encoded by the coding sequence ATGCTCCACGCGCACGTCACGACACCGAAGCTCGTCATCGCCTGGCTTTCGCTGCTTTTCTTCACGTTCATCTCGTTCGGGGCCTCGCGCCTCGGGCTCGGCGGCTGGGAGATAGGCATCGCCCTCGGGATCTCGGTGGTGAAGAGCCTCATCGTGCTCTTCATCTTCATGCACCTCGTCGAGCAACGATTCGCCAACCGGCTGATCGTGATCCTCACGTTCCTGTTCATCGTGCTCGCCGTCTCGCTCACGTCGACCGATCCGCTGACGCGCAGAACCTTCCCGCCGCGGCCGGACCCTGCGGCGCACCCGTACCCCTGA
- a CDS encoding cytochrome c oxidase subunit 3, whose amino-acid sequence MHASRLAEQFETIEKQEHAARLAMWVFLGSETLLFGALFALYGAYRVMYEGEFVESLHHNDVLLGTTNTVILITSSFTVALAIHFVRASRSGLAALMLGVSTLFGAAFLVVKFTEYAAHVREGVLPAGMYSLAAGQQPPGGAIIGATLYWLMTGLHALHVVAGMILLAVVGIGCARKVYSAERYVAVENAGLYWHLVDLVWIFLWPLFYLTD is encoded by the coding sequence GTGCACGCGTCCCGGCTCGCTGAGCAATTCGAGACGATCGAGAAGCAGGAGCACGCCGCGCGGCTCGCGATGTGGGTGTTCCTGGGCAGCGAGACGCTGCTCTTCGGGGCGCTCTTCGCCCTCTACGGCGCGTACCGGGTCATGTACGAGGGCGAGTTCGTGGAGTCGCTCCACCACAACGACGTCCTGCTGGGGACGACCAATACGGTCATTCTCATCACGTCGAGCTTCACCGTGGCGCTCGCCATCCATTTCGTGCGGGCGTCGCGGTCCGGGCTCGCGGCGTTGATGCTCGGCGTGAGCACGCTCTTCGGCGCGGCGTTCCTCGTCGTGAAGTTCACCGAGTACGCCGCGCACGTCCGCGAGGGCGTATTGCCTGCGGGGATGTATTCGCTCGCGGCAGGGCAGCAGCCGCCGGGGGGAGCGATCATCGGGGCGACGCTCTACTGGCTCATGACGGGGCTGCATGCGCTGCACGTGGTCGCGGGGATGATTCTGCTGGCCGTCGTCGGCATCGGCTGCGCGCGGAAGGTCTATTCGGCGGAGCGCTACGTGGCCGTCGAGAACGCGGGGCTTTACTGGCACCTCGTCGATCTCGTCTGGATCTTCCTCTGGCCCCTCTTTTACCTCACCGATTGA
- a CDS encoding PAS domain-containing protein, producing the protein MQKRIMDLEARLAEQERAAAARARQNGALSAEQDGQLRMLQAAVQSLSDGVIVCDAEGRLLHFNPAAEEIFGQGVTGAGPEEWSNEYGLFQVDGITPLPASEIPLVRALRGELAKGIELIARSEKRPEGIHVDCSARPIYDEAGELRGAVVVCRDISDRVRFRGEREQRLQAEAQRSAAEKEKLHMGRLLRVLLDHLDIIVWAIDEKGVYTFHDGRGIDKAGLGRGQYIGKNTFELYGEALSVNTRRALAGTVGHDLSEVHEMTWENWHIPVHDEDGTVSGVMGMSLDVTDAHRVKAELEARLALIERQQEVIRNLETPVIQVWDHVVTLPMVGVVDSRRAARVMDDLLAAISRTQARFAILDLTGVDVVDTSTASHMLGIISAVRLLGAEGIITGIRPNVAQTVVSLGLDLSRVTTLATLRDGLAFAMRKLGAGGERAKAPRAER; encoded by the coding sequence ATGCAGAAGCGCATCATGGATCTCGAGGCTCGCCTTGCCGAGCAGGAGCGCGCCGCCGCTGCTCGAGCCCGCCAGAACGGGGCACTCTCGGCCGAGCAAGACGGGCAGCTCCGTATGTTGCAGGCGGCGGTCCAGAGCCTCTCCGATGGCGTCATCGTATGCGACGCAGAGGGGCGCCTCCTGCACTTCAATCCTGCGGCGGAGGAGATATTCGGTCAGGGCGTGACGGGCGCGGGCCCGGAAGAGTGGTCAAACGAATACGGACTTTTCCAGGTCGACGGCATCACCCCCCTCCCCGCGAGCGAGATCCCCCTGGTCCGTGCCTTGCGAGGCGAGCTCGCCAAGGGCATCGAACTGATCGCACGCAGTGAGAAGCGACCTGAGGGCATTCACGTCGATTGCTCGGCGCGCCCCATCTACGACGAGGCGGGAGAGCTGCGCGGCGCCGTGGTCGTCTGCCGCGACATCAGCGACCGCGTGCGTTTTCGAGGCGAGCGCGAGCAGCGACTCCAGGCGGAGGCGCAGCGGTCGGCCGCGGAGAAGGAGAAGCTCCACATGGGGCGCCTCCTGCGCGTCCTGCTCGATCACCTCGATATCATCGTGTGGGCCATCGACGAGAAGGGCGTATACACGTTCCACGACGGCCGCGGAATCGACAAGGCCGGCCTCGGACGCGGGCAGTATATCGGAAAGAACACGTTCGAGCTCTATGGCGAGGCGCTCTCCGTCAATACGCGCCGGGCGCTCGCGGGCACGGTAGGCCACGACCTCTCCGAGGTCCACGAGATGACCTGGGAGAACTGGCACATCCCGGTCCACGACGAGGACGGGACCGTATCGGGCGTCATGGGCATGAGCCTCGACGTGACCGACGCGCACAGGGTGAAGGCGGAGCTCGAGGCCAGGCTCGCGCTCATCGAGCGGCAGCAGGAAGTCATTCGCAATCTCGAGACCCCGGTCATTCAGGTCTGGGATCACGTGGTGACGCTTCCGATGGTGGGCGTCGTCGATAGCCGGCGTGCCGCGCGCGTGATGGACGACCTATTGGCTGCCATCTCGCGCACCCAGGCGCGCTTCGCGATTCTCGACCTGACCGGCGTCGACGTCGTCGATACCTCGACGGCGAGCCACATGCTCGGCATCATCAGCGCCGTGCGATTGCTCGGCGCCGAGGGGATCATCACCGGAATCCGGCCGAACGTCGCCCAGACCGTGGTCTCGCTCGGGCTCGATCTGTCGCGGGTCACGACGCTCGCGACGTTGCGCGACGGGCTCGCATTCGCCATGCGAAAGCTCGGGGCAGGGGGCGAGCGCGCCAAAGCGCCGCGCGCCGAGCGCTGA